One Clostridia bacterium DNA window includes the following coding sequences:
- a CDS encoding chemotaxis protein CheW, producing MRIGRQTTKKHAVRHGEAVILFAVGPHTFAIAANEVDEIRDLQGLKPLRSTLAKVKQMLVRGKHTYFVVDASFHLCQLPSKASRVLILRNLRTAVAVDSIDRMMEVAGVQPLPQSFHGDERRWYRGLTLLGEAVVPVVNAAAFLTSSEIGLLQRQMKESAV from the coding sequence GTGAGGATCGGACGTCAGACGACGAAGAAACACGCCGTTCGCCATGGCGAGGCCGTAATCCTGTTCGCCGTTGGGCCGCATACGTTCGCCATCGCAGCGAACGAGGTTGACGAGATTCGAGACCTTCAGGGGCTGAAACCGCTGCGCAGCACGCTGGCAAAAGTGAAGCAGATGCTAGTGCGCGGGAAGCATACGTACTTCGTCGTGGACGCGAGTTTTCATCTCTGCCAGTTACCGTCGAAAGCGAGCCGGGTGCTTATTCTGCGGAATTTGCGAACGGCTGTGGCGGTGGACAGTATCGACCGCATGATGGAGGTCGCTGGCGTGCAGCCGTTGCCACAGTCTTTCCATGGTGATGAGCGCCGCTGGTATCGCGGGCTTACGCTGTTAGGAGAGGCGGTGGTTCCGGTGGTGAACGCGGCCGCATTTCTGACGAGCAGCGAAATCGGGCTGCTGCAACGGCAGATGAAGGAATCGGCAGTATGA
- a CDS encoding beta-galactosidase gives MRKIYLLLILAFIVSPNAAFAAAQTKQAKPESNAQRQASKSIPGVPALVLGVAWYPEHWEEARWETDLTLMQAAGINMVRVGEFAWSRMEPQDGQFDFGWLDRAIALAAKRGMKIVVGTPTAAPPAWLTQKYPETLATWEDGTRATHGNRGQYRITSAKYLELARRLAAEMAKRYGNNPDVIGWQIDNEYGPVSYDAESRQQFQSFLKSRYRTLAALNKAWSTDYWSQTYDNWEQIPIPVGYHNPGLMLEWKRFGSEMFRNYQHNQIEAIRAHADPRQFITHNFMGFYGGFDHYLVAQELNFASWDNYVGTGHLDPVRKGAAHDLTRGFKRKSFWVMETQPGSVNWADVNNMLDRGEVRRMAWEAIGHGADAVAYWQWRNALGGQEQYHGSLLGADGKPRPVYDEVAELGREFAKIADAIKGTSPAPQTAILYDYDSRWAIEFQKHNKDFDPNTHLQTYYRPLRQLTQDIDIVHPTAPLSHYKLVVAPALNVLPDSTEQQLVEYVKAGGHLVIGARTGMKDEHNALKPSLQPGKLLSNLLGGEVAEFFALEKNVPVSGALGSGEAKTWAEMLRTSAPDVEVLLKFGKSNGWLDGQPAVISRKLGSGRVTYVGGQFDESIMAGLSKWMVEDAGVKPALGPVPSGVEVCRRVSHDKELFILINHSPEAQKISLPAPMRELLKGSEPAALLTIPANDVVVLVPAGK, from the coding sequence ATGCGGAAAATTTATTTACTTCTGATACTTGCTTTCATCGTCTCGCCGAACGCAGCCTTCGCGGCTGCACAGACCAAGCAGGCCAAGCCCGAAAGCAATGCCCAGCGGCAGGCATCCAAATCTATCCCCGGTGTGCCCGCTCTTGTGTTGGGCGTGGCGTGGTATCCCGAACACTGGGAGGAAGCGCGCTGGGAGACTGACCTCACCCTGATGCAGGCCGCCGGGATCAACATGGTCCGGGTGGGAGAGTTCGCGTGGAGCCGTATGGAGCCGCAGGATGGTCAATTCGATTTCGGCTGGCTGGATCGCGCCATCGCGCTCGCCGCAAAGCGAGGAATGAAAATTGTTGTGGGCACGCCGACGGCAGCGCCACCGGCATGGCTTACGCAGAAGTATCCGGAAACGCTGGCGACGTGGGAAGACGGAACGCGCGCGACTCACGGCAACCGCGGGCAGTACCGCATTACCAGCGCGAAGTACCTGGAACTTGCACGGCGACTTGCCGCGGAAATGGCGAAGCGCTATGGCAACAATCCGGATGTGATCGGCTGGCAAATCGACAACGAGTACGGACCTGTGTCGTACGACGCCGAGTCGCGCCAGCAGTTCCAATCATTCCTTAAGAGCCGTTACCGCACGCTCGCCGCGCTCAACAAGGCCTGGTCCACGGATTACTGGAGCCAGACGTACGACAACTGGGAACAGATTCCGATCCCGGTTGGGTACCACAATCCCGGCCTGATGCTGGAATGGAAGCGCTTCGGCAGTGAGATGTTCCGAAATTACCAGCACAACCAGATCGAAGCCATACGCGCCCACGCCGACCCGCGCCAGTTCATCACGCACAACTTCATGGGCTTCTACGGCGGATTCGATCACTACCTCGTAGCGCAGGAACTCAATTTCGCGTCCTGGGACAACTACGTGGGCACCGGACATCTTGATCCAGTTCGAAAGGGTGCGGCGCATGACCTCACTCGCGGCTTCAAGCGAAAGAGCTTTTGGGTCATGGAGACTCAGCCCGGGTCGGTCAATTGGGCGGATGTGAACAACATGCTCGATCGCGGGGAAGTTCGGCGCATGGCATGGGAGGCGATTGGACATGGCGCGGACGCCGTGGCTTATTGGCAGTGGCGCAACGCCCTGGGAGGCCAGGAGCAATACCATGGCAGCCTGCTCGGGGCGGATGGCAAACCGCGTCCGGTGTATGACGAAGTTGCGGAGCTTGGGCGTGAGTTCGCGAAGATAGCCGACGCGATCAAAGGCACCTCACCCGCGCCGCAAACGGCAATTCTGTATGACTACGACAGCCGATGGGCAATCGAGTTCCAGAAGCACAACAAGGACTTCGATCCAAACACTCACCTTCAAACCTATTATCGGCCATTGCGCCAGCTCACGCAGGATATTGATATCGTTCATCCAACGGCACCACTCTCGCACTACAAGCTGGTAGTAGCGCCGGCGTTGAACGTGCTGCCCGACAGTACGGAGCAGCAACTGGTCGAGTACGTTAAGGCCGGTGGTCACCTCGTGATTGGCGCGCGCACCGGCATGAAGGACGAGCACAACGCGCTGAAGCCTTCTCTGCAACCTGGCAAGCTGCTGTCGAACCTGCTGGGCGGCGAGGTCGCCGAGTTCTTCGCGCTGGAAAAGAACGTGCCCGTAAGCGGCGCATTGGGATCGGGCGAAGCAAAAACCTGGGCGGAAATGCTGCGGACGAGTGCGCCCGACGTCGAGGTTTTGCTTAAGTTCGGCAAGAGCAACGGATGGCTCGACGGGCAGCCGGCGGTAATTTCACGGAAGCTCGGTTCCGGACGCGTCACCTACGTGGGCGGTCAATTTGATGAGAGCATCATGGCCGGGCTTTCGAAGTGGATGGTCGAGGACGCTGGTGTGAAGCCTGCACTTGGCCCGGTTCCGTCCGGTGTAGAGGTATGCCGGCGCGTTAGTCACGACAAAGAGTTATTCATCCTGATCAACCACAGCCCAGAGGCGCAGAAGATTTCGTTACCAGCGCCAATGCGCGAACTGCTGAAGGGCAGCGAACCGGCGGCCTTGCTGACGATTCCCGCAAACGATGTCGTGGTGCTCGTTCCCGCAGGCAAGTAG
- a CDS encoding sulfide/dihydroorotate dehydrogenase-like FAD/NAD-binding protein yields the protein MFKILRTQTLGTGIKLFVLDAPRIARKQRPGQFVILRLHDQGERIPLTIEDSDPEAGTINIAVQAIGKTTHLLSMLNEGDYVLDVVGPLGHPSEVRNYGTVAVIAGSIGTAMAYPTARALKQAGNHVIFIEGARRKDLVVLEDEVRAVSDETYMMTDDGSHGEQGLVTAKLQQLFDAGWKIDFVLAVGPVPMMAAVANLTRPRKIRTVVSLNSIMVDGTGMCGGCRVLVGNTSKFACVDGPDFDAEEVNFEVLTRRNQMYRNNERRSLEEFLANPEKDLALVHDSCRLREVEAHATACGQRSK from the coding sequence ATGTTTAAGATTCTCCGAACGCAGACGCTCGGAACGGGCATTAAGCTTTTTGTGCTGGACGCTCCGCGCATCGCGCGTAAGCAGAGGCCGGGGCAGTTCGTCATTCTCCGCCTGCATGATCAGGGCGAGCGCATTCCTCTCACCATCGAGGACAGCGACCCGGAGGCGGGCACGATCAACATTGCCGTCCAGGCGATTGGCAAGACGACCCACCTGCTCAGCATGTTGAACGAGGGAGATTACGTCCTCGACGTCGTTGGGCCGCTCGGTCACCCGTCCGAGGTGCGCAACTACGGTACCGTCGCGGTGATTGCCGGAAGCATCGGCACTGCGATGGCTTACCCGACGGCGAGAGCGCTAAAGCAAGCCGGCAACCACGTGATCTTCATCGAAGGGGCTCGCCGCAAGGACCTCGTCGTACTAGAAGACGAAGTGCGCGCCGTGAGCGACGAAACTTACATGATGACCGACGATGGCAGCCATGGTGAACAAGGCCTTGTGACCGCTAAACTCCAGCAGCTTTTCGATGCTGGATGGAAGATCGACTTCGTCCTCGCAGTCGGCCCGGTGCCAATGATGGCCGCCGTCGCCAACCTGACGCGTCCGCGGAAAATTCGCACGGTCGTCAGCCTCAACTCGATCATGGTCGATGGAACCGGCATGTGCGGCGGTTGCCGCGTGCTGGTCGGCAACACCAGCAAGTTCGCCTGTGTAGATGGCCCTGACTTCGATGCCGAAGAGGTGAACTTCGAAGTGTTGACACGCCGTAACCAGATGTACAGAAACAATGAACGGCGTTCGCTGGAGGAGTTCCTCGCCAATCCCGAGAAGGATTTGGCACTCGTGCACGACTCCTGCAGGCTGCGCGAAGTGGAAGCACATGCCACGGCCTGCGGCCAGAGGAGCAAGTGA
- the gltA gene encoding NADPH-dependent glutamate synthase has protein sequence MSHNPLTKRDRMKVPRQNMPERDATERARDFKEVNLGFQPGLATTECSRCIECEKPSCMAACPVGVKVKDVIDLVLAGDYLGAAAKLREDNVLPAVTGRVCPQEEQCEGGCILSKKGNSVAIGHIERFVADYERSVGMLGLPTNAPATGKKVAVIGSGPAGLSCAGDLIQRGHKVRVFEALHELGGVLVYGIPEFRLPKKIVHEEITNMRAMGVEFETNVVVGKTITLDELFTEEHYDAAFVAVGAGLPQFLNIPGEHLNGVYSANEFLTRVNLMRANRFPEYDEPVYDCRDKDVIVVGGGNTALDAVRTSLRLGAKSAAIVYRRSENEMPARKEEVHHAKQEGVEFRVLWNPIEFIGDEKGWLKEARCIQMELGEPDASGRRRPVPIAGSEKNFPAQVAIVATGTSANPIIQATTPDLAVNKWNYIQASEDTQRTSKKGVFAGGDIVTGGATVILAMGAGRRAAKSIHEYLIGDGSW, from the coding sequence ATGTCGCATAACCCGCTTACCAAGCGCGACCGCATGAAGGTACCGCGCCAGAACATGCCCGAACGCGATGCCACCGAGCGGGCGCGCGACTTCAAAGAAGTCAACCTCGGCTTCCAGCCTGGACTCGCGACGACCGAATGTTCGCGTTGTATCGAGTGCGAAAAGCCCTCCTGCATGGCGGCATGTCCGGTGGGCGTGAAGGTGAAGGACGTCATCGATCTCGTGCTCGCGGGCGACTACCTGGGCGCCGCCGCCAAACTGCGCGAAGACAACGTGCTTCCCGCCGTTACGGGCCGCGTCTGCCCGCAGGAAGAACAGTGCGAGGGCGGCTGCATCCTTTCAAAAAAAGGCAATTCCGTGGCGATCGGCCACATCGAGCGCTTTGTTGCCGATTACGAACGCTCCGTCGGCATGCTTGGCCTGCCCACGAACGCTCCGGCCACCGGCAAGAAAGTTGCCGTCATCGGAAGCGGCCCGGCCGGCCTCAGTTGCGCCGGAGACCTCATCCAGCGCGGACACAAGGTTCGCGTTTTCGAAGCGCTGCACGAACTCGGCGGCGTGCTCGTTTACGGCATCCCCGAATTCCGCCTGCCCAAGAAGATTGTTCACGAAGAGATCACGAACATGCGCGCCATGGGCGTGGAGTTCGAGACCAACGTGGTCGTCGGCAAAACCATCACGCTGGACGAGCTCTTCACGGAAGAACACTACGACGCCGCTTTCGTGGCCGTCGGAGCTGGCCTGCCGCAGTTCCTGAATATCCCGGGCGAGCACCTGAACGGCGTTTACTCGGCCAATGAATTTCTGACGCGCGTTAACCTGATGCGCGCCAACCGCTTCCCCGAGTACGACGAGCCAGTGTACGACTGCCGCGACAAGGACGTAATCGTCGTTGGCGGTGGCAACACCGCTCTGGACGCAGTGCGCACCTCGCTCCGCCTGGGCGCAAAATCCGCGGCCATCGTCTATCGACGCAGCGAAAACGAGATGCCGGCGCGCAAGGAAGAAGTGCATCACGCCAAGCAAGAGGGCGTAGAGTTCCGCGTACTCTGGAATCCGATCGAGTTCATAGGCGACGAGAAGGGCTGGCTGAAAGAAGCGCGTTGCATCCAGATGGAACTTGGCGAGCCAGACGCTTCGGGACGCCGTCGTCCGGTGCCGATTGCGGGCTCGGAGAAGAACTTCCCGGCGCAAGTGGCGATTGTTGCTACCGGAACCAGTGCGAATCCGATCATCCAGGCGACCACGCCGGATCTAGCCGTTAACAAGTGGAACTACATTCAGGCCAGTGAAGACACGCAGCGCACGTCGAAGAAAGGCGTCTTTGCCGGAGGCGACATCGTCACCGGCGGGGCAACCGTCATTCTCGCGATGGGCGCTGGACGCCGTGCGGCCAAGTCGATCCACGAATACCTGATTGGCGATGGCAGCTGGTAA
- a CDS encoding HAD-IA family hydrolase yields MIRVLRSIPAEHLKLLIFDLDGTLVDSQLDLAHAVNAMLRKFDRAELPVDVIATYIGDGAPMLIRRALGDPQDERFVKDALHYFMAYYREHKLDNTQAYAGIPEALSELRDRSNGRFRMAVLTNKPVNPSRGIIEGLGMNDFFLQIYGGNSFSTKKPDPFGARVLLQETGAAPEETLMIGDSQVDVLTARNAGMWSLGVTYGFAPESLQKHPPDVLIDSPSELTSAIGMGAVSREGEIPAREGFTE; encoded by the coding sequence TTAAGCTGCTGATTTTTGATCTCGACGGCACCCTTGTGGACAGCCAACTGGACCTTGCTCACGCCGTCAATGCCATGCTGCGGAAGTTTGACCGCGCCGAATTGCCGGTGGACGTCATTGCCACCTACATAGGCGATGGCGCGCCTATGCTCATCCGCCGCGCCCTTGGCGACCCGCAGGACGAGCGCTTCGTGAAGGACGCGCTGCACTACTTCATGGCGTACTATCGCGAGCACAAACTCGATAACACCCAGGCATATGCGGGGATACCCGAGGCCTTGTCCGAACTGCGCGACCGTAGCAACGGACGCTTCCGCATGGCCGTGCTCACCAATAAGCCTGTAAACCCTTCCCGCGGCATCATCGAAGGTCTGGGCATGAATGATTTCTTCCTGCAAATCTATGGCGGCAACAGCTTCTCGACCAAGAAGCCTGACCCATTTGGCGCTCGCGTGCTGTTGCAGGAGACCGGAGCCGCGCCGGAAGAGACTCTTATGATCGGCGATTCGCAGGTTGACGTCCTCACGGCACGCAATGCCGGCATGTGGAGCCTGGGCGTGACCTACGGCTTCGCTCCAGAATCTCTGCAAAAACATCCGCCCGACGTTCTCATCGACAGCCCCTCGGAACTGACCTCGGCTATTGGCATGGGAGCGGTGAGCCGAGAGGGTGAAATTCCTGCCAGGGAAGGCTTCACCGAATAA
- a CDS encoding chemotaxis protein CheW: protein MSTSTKTNEGWRPGARQFVLFPLGCKRFALPAEIVTELARPDMLQTFPHTTRLLTGVLVRRGHIVPVCDVAQVLVGLDAPPRKFYLIATRYFDGGRHTEWTALPVTGECELTTAEVLPPTGRLPEYVVGLLSMKDEIVELVDLEKLIAADVASAKAFVEVAR from the coding sequence ATGAGCACAAGCACGAAAACGAACGAAGGCTGGCGGCCGGGAGCGCGGCAGTTTGTGTTGTTCCCGCTCGGGTGTAAGCGCTTTGCGCTGCCTGCCGAGATCGTGACTGAGCTTGCGCGTCCGGACATGCTGCAAACCTTTCCGCATACAACGCGGCTGCTGACCGGAGTTCTGGTTCGGCGCGGACACATTGTTCCCGTGTGCGATGTGGCGCAAGTGCTGGTTGGCCTGGATGCGCCGCCCCGCAAGTTCTATCTGATTGCTACGCGCTATTTTGATGGCGGACGACATACGGAGTGGACGGCATTGCCTGTGACCGGTGAATGCGAATTGACGACGGCCGAGGTGTTGCCGCCAACGGGACGCCTGCCGGAGTATGTTGTCGGCCTGCTCTCGATGAAAGACGAGATTGTGGAGTTGGTGGATCTGGAAAAATTGATTGCAGCCGACGTTGCAAGCGCCAAGGCCTTTGTGGAGGTGGCGCGATGA
- a CDS encoding DUF4388 domain-containing protein: MSSSAPTVSKILVIDSNVFFAKRLAEALKKENFEVIHSTQAAYALTMLEWNPPAAILCATNLREMGAYQLPKILHADLKTAHIPILAMGEAGEQALMEAFRAGCDDYIDRRLGPENIAAHIRSFLRSHDEGFQPTQMLESSETALEGNLSHMDLPGIIQMLGHSRQTGALHVNAAELDGIVFFDLGDVVHAESGDFIGDDAVLNIIKNCNNIEKGVYKFIPGDTATTRTVLRSVTELMLEALREIDEERGVADGGF, from the coding sequence ATGAGTTCGTCTGCCCCGACGGTTTCGAAGATTCTTGTCATCGACAGCAACGTGTTCTTTGCCAAGCGGCTTGCTGAGGCGCTGAAGAAGGAAAATTTCGAGGTGATCCACAGCACGCAGGCGGCATACGCGCTGACTATGTTGGAGTGGAATCCGCCGGCAGCGATTCTCTGTGCGACGAACCTGCGCGAGATGGGCGCGTACCAGTTGCCGAAGATACTGCACGCCGATCTGAAGACGGCTCACATCCCGATTCTTGCAATGGGCGAAGCCGGAGAACAGGCGCTGATGGAAGCGTTCCGTGCCGGGTGTGACGATTACATCGACCGGCGACTGGGACCGGAGAACATTGCCGCGCACATTCGCAGTTTTCTGCGCAGTCATGACGAGGGATTCCAGCCAACCCAGATGCTGGAGAGTTCCGAGACGGCGCTGGAAGGAAACCTGTCGCACATGGACTTGCCGGGCATCATTCAGATGCTGGGACACTCCAGGCAGACCGGCGCGCTGCACGTGAATGCGGCGGAGTTGGATGGCATCGTCTTCTTCGACCTTGGTGACGTGGTGCACGCCGAGAGTGGTGACTTCATCGGCGACGATGCGGTGCTGAACATCATCAAGAATTGCAACAACATCGAGAAAGGCGTGTACAAGTTCATCCCTGGCGACACGGCAACCACTCGCACTGTCCTGCGGTCTGTGACGGAGTTGATGCTGGAGGCATTGCGCGAGATCGACGAAGAGCGCGGCGTTGCCGATGGAGGGTTTTAA
- the uvrB gene encoding excinuclease ABC subunit UvrB: MDFKLQSTYKPQGDQGRAIDQLSRGLIDGEKHQVLLGVTGSGKTFTMAKIIEELNRPALIMAHNKTLAAQLYHEFKNFFPQNAVEYFVSYYDYYQPEAYIPAGDIYIEKEATINDELDKLRLSATKSLFERRDCIIVASVSCIYGLGSPEAYYGMLLFLEKGQKFKREDIVKKLVEILYERTNDDFKRGTFRVRGDVIEIFPTYEDSAYRIELWGDEIESLSQIDPLFGTVKQRYTRLPIYPKTHYVMKPEAKTSAVASILEELGWWETELEKQGRLVESQRIHQRTRFDLEMIKEMGYCHGIENYSRHFTGRLPGEPPPTLLDYVPRDYLMFIDESHQTIPQVHGMWHGDRSRKQNLIEYGFRLPSALDNRPLTFEEFENRVNQVVYVSATPGPYELTKSAGVVVEQIIRPTGLVDPQVEIRPVRGQIDDLLHEIRARVANGQRVLVTTLTKRMAEDLAEYYSEVGVRCRYMHSEIETLERIKIIRDLRNGEFDVLIGINLLREGLDLPEVSLVAVLDADKEGFLRSSGSLIQTIGRCARHLEGRAVLYADRMTDSMRKAIDETDRRRAIQEAYNVENGITPTTIIRALDMSLVQMVQADYADLTSEADGLPDFKSQEELDGYIARLESDMREAAKKFEFEKAAKLRDNIRELKTKEFLFA, translated from the coding sequence ATGGACTTCAAGCTTCAAAGCACATACAAGCCACAGGGAGACCAGGGCCGTGCCATCGACCAGCTCTCGCGCGGGCTCATTGACGGCGAAAAACATCAGGTTCTGCTTGGTGTTACCGGTTCGGGCAAGACCTTCACGATGGCGAAAATCATCGAGGAGTTGAACCGTCCTGCGCTAATCATGGCGCACAACAAAACCCTTGCGGCACAGCTCTACCACGAGTTCAAGAACTTCTTTCCGCAGAACGCCGTCGAGTACTTCGTCTCCTACTACGACTACTACCAGCCGGAAGCGTACATTCCCGCAGGCGACATCTACATCGAGAAGGAAGCGACCATCAACGACGAGCTGGACAAGCTGCGCCTCTCGGCCACGAAGTCGCTGTTCGAACGCCGCGATTGCATTATCGTCGCCTCTGTCAGTTGCATCTACGGCCTTGGCTCGCCAGAGGCGTACTACGGGATGTTGCTCTTCCTGGAAAAGGGACAGAAGTTCAAGCGTGAGGACATCGTCAAGAAACTTGTCGAAATTCTATACGAGCGCACTAACGACGATTTCAAGCGCGGCACCTTCCGGGTTCGCGGCGATGTCATCGAGATATTCCCCACGTACGAGGACAGCGCCTATCGCATCGAGCTATGGGGCGACGAGATCGAATCGCTTTCACAGATCGACCCGCTGTTCGGCACCGTGAAGCAGCGCTACACGCGCCTGCCCATCTATCCCAAGACGCACTACGTCATGAAACCAGAAGCAAAGACCAGCGCGGTGGCATCGATTTTGGAGGAGCTGGGATGGTGGGAAACAGAGTTGGAGAAGCAGGGCCGCCTGGTCGAGTCGCAGCGCATACACCAGCGCACCCGCTTTGATCTCGAAATGATCAAAGAGATGGGCTACTGCCACGGCATCGAGAACTACTCGCGTCACTTCACTGGACGCCTGCCGGGCGAACCGCCGCCGACGCTGCTCGACTACGTTCCCCGCGACTATTTGATGTTCATCGACGAATCGCACCAGACGATTCCGCAGGTTCATGGCATGTGGCACGGCGACCGCTCGCGCAAACAGAATCTCATCGAGTATGGCTTTCGCCTGCCGAGTGCACTCGACAACCGCCCGCTCACCTTTGAGGAGTTCGAGAACCGGGTCAACCAGGTTGTCTATGTCTCCGCAACGCCGGGCCCGTACGAATTAACGAAGTCGGCCGGCGTAGTCGTTGAGCAGATTATTCGCCCGACTGGACTGGTCGACCCGCAGGTGGAGATACGCCCCGTGCGCGGCCAGATCGATGACCTGCTGCACGAGATACGAGCGCGCGTCGCCAACGGACAGCGTGTGCTCGTCACTACGCTCACGAAGCGTATGGCCGAGGACCTGGCCGAGTATTACAGCGAAGTTGGCGTGCGCTGCCGTTACATGCACTCCGAGATCGAAACATTGGAACGCATTAAGATCATCCGCGATCTGCGGAATGGCGAGTTCGACGTGCTTATCGGCATCAACCTCTTGCGCGAAGGACTCGATCTGCCGGAAGTCTCACTGGTCGCCGTTCTCGACGCCGACAAGGAAGGGTTCCTGCGTTCGTCCGGATCGCTCATCCAGACGATTGGCCGCTGCGCGCGACACCTTGAGGGACGCGCCGTGCTCTACGCAGACAGGATGACGGATTCCATGCGCAAGGCCATTGACGAAACCGATCGACGCCGCGCCATCCAGGAAGCCTACAACGTTGAGAACGGCATCACGCCCACCACCATCATTCGCGCTCTCGACATGTCGCTCGTCCAGATGGTGCAGGCCGACTACGCCGACCTCACAAGCGAAGCCGATGGTCTGCCGGACTTCAAGTCACAAGAGGAACTTGACGGGTACATCGCGCGCCTGGAAAGCGACATGCGCGAAGCCGCAAAAAAGTTCGAGTTCGAGAAAGCGGCGAAGCTCCGAGACAACATCCGCGAATTGAAGACGAAGGAATTCCTGTTCGCCTGA
- a CDS encoding response regulator gives MSATPVVYFIDDSATMREVIKIAFRRESMNVIACHDAASALALMEQSAPDVVISDVIMPDKDGYEVCQHIKQHVRFGRTPVILMSGVVNRQVAERAFAVKADELIRKPFQPQDLITRVRHLLNPKATAPLPAAAASASVAALSSIFSAQVNGRPPQSAARPPIAMAATAGSARPVPASPLVSRPAPSAIAATAAAIMGSNPAAAPAPVASVVAAVLAPAQPRVPQPPPSTLNMDATKMRLELMRLQSQIKKLESELEAEREYSQALEEHIKTLQESD, from the coding sequence ATGAGCGCGACCCCGGTTGTGTACTTCATCGACGATAGCGCCACGATGCGCGAAGTGATCAAGATCGCATTTCGCCGCGAGAGCATGAATGTCATCGCGTGCCACGATGCAGCATCGGCACTGGCGCTGATGGAGCAGAGCGCGCCGGACGTCGTCATCAGCGACGTCATCATGCCGGACAAGGACGGCTATGAAGTCTGCCAGCACATCAAGCAGCACGTGCGCTTCGGCAGGACGCCCGTGATCCTGATGTCGGGCGTGGTGAACAGGCAGGTTGCGGAGCGCGCATTCGCCGTGAAGGCCGATGAACTGATCCGTAAACCGTTCCAACCGCAAGACCTCATTACACGCGTGCGCCACTTATTAAACCCGAAGGCAACTGCGCCACTTCCCGCCGCGGCAGCGAGCGCGTCGGTGGCGGCGTTAAGCAGCATTTTCTCCGCGCAAGTAAATGGACGTCCGCCGCAATCGGCAGCGCGTCCGCCAATAGCAATGGCGGCGACGGCAGGAAGCGCGCGCCCCGTGCCTGCGTCTCCGTTAGTCTCCAGACCTGCTCCTTCAGCTATTGCAGCAACGGCCGCGGCAATCATGGGATCGAATCCGGCCGCTGCACCCGCGCCTGTCGCGTCGGTGGTGGCCGCTGTCCTAGCGCCTGCACAGCCTCGTGTGCCCCAACCGCCGCCCTCTACGCTCAACATGGACGCGACAAAAATGCGTCTTGAGTTGATGCGCCTGCAGAGCCAGATCAAAAAGCTGGAGTCTGAACTCGAAGCAGAGCGCGAATATTCGCAAGCACTCGAAGAGCACATCAAGACATTGCAAGAATCAGACTAA